TATAGGGTTTTCTCTACCAGAAGGGATATAAGCTCTTCTCCGGTGACTGGAAAGAGCCACGATTTTTATGTGATCGAAGCTCCTGACTGGACGAATGTGGTGGCGATTACACCAGAGCGGGAGATAATTTTGATAAAACAATATAGGCACGGGGTTCAGTCTCTTACCCTGGAAATTCCCGGCGGTATGGTCGACCCGGGTGAGACCCCGCTCGAGTCGGCAAAGCGAGAGTTACTGGAGGAAACCGGCTATATATCCGATGACTGGATTTTTTTGGGGAAGGTTCACCCAAACCCGGCGATCCAGGATAATACCTGCCACACTTTTCTGGCCAAGGATGCAGTAAAGATTAAAGAGCCGAATTTTGAGGGCACGGAGGATATAGCTTGCTTTGTGACGCCGGTCGAGAGTATTCCGAGCTTGGTTGCCGAGGGCAAGATTACCCATTCACTGGTCATTTCCGCTTTCTATTGGTATTACCTGTATAATGGGTCAAGGTGAAATGAGTTTTTTCTGTAGGGGCGACCCGCCGGGTCGCCCCTACTATTGATTCTTTATCCTTTAACAAGAATAATATATTCCCAACCTAAACAAGGGCAGGT
The sequence above is drawn from the Thermodesulfobacteriota bacterium genome and encodes:
- a CDS encoding NUDIX hydrolase, with product MLRDGNLYPMIKKWNLVKSEKLNFYRVFSTRRDISSSPVTGKSHDFYVIEAPDWTNVVAITPEREIILIKQYRHGVQSLTLEIPGGMVDPGETPLESAKRELLEETGYISDDWIFLGKVHPNPAIQDNTCHTFLAKDAVKIKEPNFEGTEDIACFVTPVESIPSLVAEGKITHSLVISAFYWYYLYNGSR